One part of the Methylobacterium mesophilicum SR1.6/6 genome encodes these proteins:
- a CDS encoding DUF1489 family protein encodes MALHLIKLCVGPASIADLEARQARFLAEAARDGRPAAPFHVTRTLPKRHGEITGRGSIYWVIRGTLSCRQAITAIEPLTGEDGIPRCRLVFDPRLVPVAPRPYRPFQGWRYLTARDAPADLGAGASGDLAEMPETLRRELVGLGLL; translated from the coding sequence GTGGCCCTGCATCTGATCAAGCTCTGCGTCGGCCCCGCCTCGATCGCCGATCTCGAGGCGCGGCAGGCCCGGTTCCTGGCCGAGGCAGCGCGGGACGGCCGGCCCGCGGCGCCGTTCCACGTCACCCGGACCTTGCCCAAACGCCACGGCGAGATCACCGGACGCGGCTCGATCTACTGGGTGATCCGGGGCACGCTGTCCTGCCGCCAGGCGATCACCGCGATCGAACCGCTGACCGGCGAGGACGGGATCCCGCGTTGCCGGCTCGTCTTCGACCCGCGGCTCGTCCCGGTGGCGCCCCGCCCGTACCGCCCGTTCCAGGGCTGGCGCTACCTGACGGCCCGCGACGCACCGGCCGACCTCGGAGCGGGCGCCTCGGGCGACCTCGCCGAGATGCCCGAGACCCTGCGGCGCGAGCTGGTCGGCCTCGGCCTGCTGTGA
- a CDS encoding Kdo hydroxylase family protein has protein sequence MISPIRRVVPGEPRGPLARELEAGAVLLFPDLPFPFSDFERRFTERPFADGKAKNVNIRGAAAELRGASGTPEEQEALRQLLIRYRAFAQDLIGTYLPAYLDRVSLAGTSYRPFDVDRRKLSWRRDDTRLHVDAFPSNPIGEKRILRVFRNINPAGEPRLWRVGEDFGSMAEKFLPRLPGYSPLSARLLAALRITKARRSEYDHLMLHLHDALKQDEAYQASAPQADVQFHPGETWVTFSDLVMHGAMGGRYMLEQTAYLPVADQADPTLSPQRILAAKLGRALRT, from the coding sequence ATGATCAGCCCGATCCGCAGAGTCGTTCCCGGCGAGCCCCGAGGCCCCCTGGCCCGGGAGCTGGAGGCCGGGGCGGTGCTGCTGTTCCCGGACCTGCCCTTCCCGTTCAGCGACTTCGAGCGCCGCTTCACCGAGCGGCCCTTCGCGGATGGCAAGGCCAAGAACGTCAACATCCGCGGCGCGGCCGCGGAACTGCGCGGCGCGTCCGGCACGCCGGAGGAGCAGGAGGCCCTGCGCCAGCTCCTGATCCGCTACCGCGCCTTCGCCCAGGACCTGATCGGCACGTACCTGCCCGCGTATCTCGACCGGGTGAGCCTCGCCGGCACTTCCTACCGGCCCTTCGACGTGGACCGGCGCAAGCTGAGCTGGCGGCGCGACGACACGCGGCTGCACGTCGACGCCTTCCCGTCGAACCCGATCGGCGAGAAGCGGATCCTGCGGGTGTTCCGCAACATCAATCCCGCGGGCGAACCGCGCCTCTGGCGGGTCGGCGAGGATTTCGGGTCGATGGCGGAGAAGTTCCTGCCGCGGCTGCCGGGCTACTCCCCGCTCTCGGCGCGCCTGCTCGCCGCGCTGCGCATCACCAAGGCCCGGCGCTCGGAATACGACCACCTGATGCTGCACCTGCACGACGCCCTCAAGCAGGACGAGGCCTATCAGGCGTCGGCGCCCCAGGCCGACGTGCAGTTCCACCCCGGCGAGACCTGGGTGACCTTCTCGGACCTCGTGATGCACGGCGCCATGGGCGGCCGCTACATGCTGGAGCAGACCGCCTACCTGCCGGTCGCCGACCAGGCCGACCCAACCTTAAGCCCGCAGCGCATCCTGGCGGCCAAGCTCGGCCGCGCTCTTCGCACCTGA
- a CDS encoding class I fructose-bisphosphate aldolase gives MDRSPRVTEILSWYGADSPGTLTNLARMLEHGRLGGTGKMLILPVDQGFEHGPARSFGPNPPAYDPHYHFELALAAGCNAYAAPLGFLEAGARDYAGRIPLILKLNDHDLLADEEDPEQAITGSVADALRLGACAIGFTIYPGSTHRNAMYGQIREIAEEAKSVGLAVVIWSYARGSALSKAGETAIDVIGYAAQIAAQLGAHIIKVKLPTDHIEQPAARKVYESTGIAIGTAAERVRHVVQCAFNGRRIVIFSGGAHAEEATFLDEIRAIQAGGGFGSIVGRNAFQRSRADALTLLGQITDIYAGKTG, from the coding sequence ATGGACCGATCGCCCCGCGTCACCGAGATCCTGTCCTGGTACGGGGCGGACAGCCCCGGGACGCTCACCAACCTCGCCCGCATGCTGGAGCACGGGCGGCTCGGCGGCACCGGCAAGATGCTGATCCTGCCGGTGGACCAGGGCTTCGAGCACGGCCCGGCGCGCAGCTTCGGCCCCAACCCGCCGGCCTACGACCCGCACTACCATTTCGAGCTGGCCCTGGCGGCGGGCTGCAACGCCTACGCGGCGCCGCTGGGCTTCCTGGAGGCCGGCGCGCGGGACTACGCCGGGCGCATCCCGCTGATCCTCAAGCTCAACGACCACGATCTCCTGGCCGACGAGGAGGATCCCGAGCAGGCGATCACCGGATCGGTGGCGGACGCCCTGCGGCTCGGCGCCTGCGCCATCGGCTTCACGATCTATCCGGGCTCGACCCATCGCAACGCCATGTACGGCCAGATCCGGGAGATCGCCGAGGAGGCCAAGAGCGTCGGGCTCGCCGTGGTGATCTGGTCCTACGCGCGGGGCTCGGCCCTGTCGAAGGCGGGCGAGACCGCCATCGACGTGATCGGCTACGCGGCGCAGATCGCCGCCCAGCTCGGCGCGCACATCATCAAGGTCAAGCTGCCCACCGACCATATCGAGCAGCCGGCCGCCAGGAAGGTCTACGAGTCGACCGGAATCGCGATCGGCACCGCGGCCGAGCGCGTCCGCCACGTGGTGCAATGCGCCTTCAACGGCCGGCGCATCGTGATCTTCTCCGGCGGCGCCCATGCCGAGGAGGCCACGTTCCTCGACGAGATCCGGGCGATCCAGGCGGGCGGCGGCTTCGGCTCGATCGTCGGCCGCAACGCCTTCCAGCGCTCCCGCGCGGACGCGCTGACGCTGCTGGGACAGATCACCGACATCTACGCGGGCAAGACCGGCTGA
- a CDS encoding 2Fe-2S iron-sulfur cluster-binding protein, protein MPKITYVDHAGTERTVEGSVGATVMETALRNNVPGIDAECGGACACATCHVYVADAWIEVVGKAADMEQDMLDFASDVRENSRLSCQIKITPALDGLVVTTPSQQG, encoded by the coding sequence ATGCCCAAGATCACCTACGTCGACCACGCCGGGACGGAGAGGACCGTCGAAGGCAGCGTCGGCGCGACCGTGATGGAGACGGCGTTGCGCAATAACGTTCCGGGGATCGACGCGGAATGCGGCGGCGCCTGCGCCTGCGCCACCTGCCACGTCTACGTTGCCGATGCGTGGATCGAGGTGGTGGGCAAGGCCGCCGACATGGAGCAGGACATGCTCGATTTCGCCAGCGACGTGCGCGAGAATTCCCGCCTGTCCTGCCAGATCAAGATCACGCCGGCGCTCGACGGCCTCGTGGTGACGACGCCCTCCCAGCAGGGCTGA
- a CDS encoding vWA domain-containing protein, with the protein MLLHFFTALRDAKVPVSLKEYLTLLGALDRGLAERDVEAFYFLSRTALVKDEAHLDRFDRVFGTVFKGLETLGEAVEPAAVPEEWLRKLTEKYLTEAEKAELKALGWDKLFETLKQRLAEQKGRHQGGSKWIGTGGTSPFGAYGYNPEGIRIGQDGNRNFRAVKVWDKREFKDLDDDREIGARNMRLALRRLRRFARTGAAEELDLDGTIRASARQGYIDVKLRPERRNAVKVLLFLDVGGSMDWHIEQAEALFSAARSEFKHLAHYYFHNCPYEAVWTENRRRHEAKTPLLEVIRTYGSDYRLVFVGDASMSPYEIATPGGSVEHWNEEAGAVWMQRLSNHFPKVAWLNPVPETHWGYTQSIGMMQRLVAGRMFPLTLEGLDAAARALVR; encoded by the coding sequence ATGCTGCTGCACTTCTTCACGGCCCTCCGGGACGCCAAGGTCCCCGTCTCGCTCAAGGAGTACCTGACCCTCCTCGGCGCGCTCGACCGGGGCCTTGCCGAGCGCGACGTCGAGGCGTTCTACTTCCTGTCGCGCACGGCGCTGGTGAAGGACGAGGCGCATCTCGACCGGTTCGACCGGGTATTCGGCACCGTGTTCAAGGGACTGGAGACCCTCGGCGAGGCGGTGGAGCCCGCCGCCGTCCCGGAGGAGTGGCTCCGCAAGCTCACCGAGAAGTACTTGACCGAGGCCGAGAAGGCGGAGCTGAAGGCGCTCGGCTGGGACAAGCTGTTCGAGACGCTCAAGCAGCGGCTCGCCGAGCAGAAGGGGCGCCACCAGGGCGGCTCGAAATGGATCGGCACCGGCGGGACCTCGCCCTTCGGCGCCTACGGCTACAATCCCGAGGGGATCCGCATCGGCCAGGACGGCAACCGCAACTTCCGGGCTGTGAAGGTCTGGGACAAGCGGGAGTTCAAGGACCTCGACGACGACCGGGAGATCGGCGCGCGCAACATGCGGCTGGCGCTCCGGCGCCTGCGCCGCTTCGCCCGGACCGGGGCGGCCGAGGAGCTCGACCTCGACGGCACGATCCGCGCGAGCGCCCGCCAGGGCTACATCGACGTGAAGCTGCGCCCGGAGCGGCGCAACGCCGTGAAGGTGCTGCTGTTCCTCGACGTCGGTGGCTCGATGGACTGGCACATCGAGCAGGCGGAGGCGCTCTTCTCGGCGGCGCGCTCGGAGTTCAAGCACCTCGCGCACTACTACTTCCACAACTGCCCCTACGAGGCGGTCTGGACCGAGAACCGGCGTCGGCACGAGGCGAAGACGCCGCTGCTGGAGGTGATCCGTACCTACGGCAGCGACTACCGGCTGGTCTTCGTGGGTGACGCCTCGATGAGCCCCTACGAGATCGCCACGCCCGGCGGCTCGGTGGAGCACTGGAACGAGGAGGCCGGCGCCGTCTGGATGCAGCGGCTCTCGAACCACTTCCCGAAGGTCGCGTGGCTGAACCCGGTGCCCGAGACGCACTGGGGCTACACGCAGTCGATCGGCATGATGCAGCGGCTGGTCGCCGGGCGGATGTTCCCGCTCACCCTGGAGGGGCTGGACGCGGCGGCGCGGGCGCTCGTGCGGTGA
- a CDS encoding cation:proton antiporter: MPEVHAGSYKEAILFLVTAGIVVPLFHRLRISPVLGFIGAGALLGPFGLGRLADTYPSVHLFTIGNRTEISHLAEFGVIFLMFMIGIELSWERLRVLRRLVFGLGSLQVGCSALILGAILYGLNVPLTGAAIVGIGLALSSTAVVLPVLAEQRRLNAPTGRTSFAVLLFQDLAVAPALFAIAVLGRDDGGDKGWALALALGQAAVALVLIVVAGRLALRPLFQLVARTRSTELFMAACLLVIVGTALTAAASGLSMTLGAFVAGLLLAETEYRRAIEATIDPFKGLLLGVFFVSVGMNLDPAQLMATPGAILGLSLALVLIKAAVVMMAAPVMKIPQPVALETALLLGPGGEFAYVLIGGAMATGLVPEEVGAAALVVTTVTMIMIPALAAIGRRLKQRASASTQAAVKAEPVPERVENRVIVAGFGRVGRQVGEMLERHKIPYIALDSDAARVAEQRRAGAPVYFGDSGNTEILRRCDIASARALVVTLDNPRAVEAAVAAARAERPDLTIVARARDARHASALYELGVDDAVPETIEASLQLSEAVLVDVGVPMGLVIASIHERRDEYRALLKKRESEAKPIFRARRTVGKALGKPAAKREPERQGAAAGQEA, encoded by the coding sequence ATGCCAGAGGTCCACGCCGGCTCCTACAAGGAAGCGATCCTGTTTCTCGTCACAGCGGGCATCGTGGTGCCGCTGTTCCACCGCCTCCGGATCTCGCCGGTGCTCGGATTCATCGGCGCCGGTGCCCTGCTGGGGCCGTTCGGGCTGGGACGGCTGGCCGACACCTATCCCTCGGTCCACCTCTTCACCATCGGCAACCGCACCGAGATCTCGCACCTCGCCGAGTTCGGCGTGATCTTCCTGATGTTCATGATCGGGATCGAGCTGTCCTGGGAGCGCCTGCGGGTCCTGCGCCGACTCGTCTTCGGCCTCGGCTCCCTGCAGGTGGGCTGCTCCGCGCTGATCCTCGGGGCGATCCTCTACGGGCTCAACGTGCCGCTCACCGGCGCGGCGATCGTCGGCATCGGTCTCGCCCTCTCGTCGACGGCCGTGGTGCTGCCGGTGCTGGCCGAGCAGCGGCGGCTCAACGCGCCCACCGGGCGGACGAGCTTCGCGGTCCTGCTGTTCCAGGATCTCGCGGTGGCGCCGGCGCTGTTCGCCATCGCGGTGCTCGGCCGCGACGACGGCGGCGACAAGGGCTGGGCGCTGGCCTTGGCGCTGGGCCAGGCCGCCGTCGCCCTGGTGCTGATCGTGGTGGCGGGGCGCCTCGCCCTGCGGCCGCTGTTCCAGCTCGTGGCGCGCACGCGCTCCACCGAGCTGTTCATGGCGGCCTGCCTGCTGGTCATCGTCGGCACGGCGCTGACGGCGGCGGCGAGCGGCCTGTCGATGACGCTCGGTGCCTTCGTGGCCGGCCTGCTGCTCGCCGAGACCGAGTACCGCCGGGCGATCGAGGCGACGATCGACCCGTTCAAGGGCCTGCTCCTCGGCGTGTTCTTCGTCTCGGTGGGCATGAACCTCGATCCGGCCCAGCTCATGGCGACGCCGGGCGCGATCCTCGGCCTGTCCCTGGCGCTGGTGCTGATCAAAGCCGCGGTGGTGATGATGGCGGCACCCGTGATGAAGATCCCGCAGCCCGTGGCCCTGGAGACGGCCCTGCTGCTCGGGCCGGGCGGCGAATTCGCCTACGTGCTGATCGGCGGCGCCATGGCCACCGGTCTGGTGCCGGAGGAGGTCGGCGCCGCCGCCCTCGTGGTGACCACCGTCACGATGATCATGATCCCGGCGCTGGCGGCGATCGGCCGGCGGCTCAAGCAGCGGGCTTCGGCCAGCACCCAGGCCGCCGTAAAGGCCGAGCCGGTGCCGGAGCGGGTCGAGAACCGGGTGATCGTCGCGGGCTTCGGACGCGTCGGGCGGCAGGTCGGCGAGATGCTGGAGCGGCACAAGATCCCCTACATCGCCCTCGATTCCGACGCCGCTCGGGTGGCCGAGCAGCGCCGGGCCGGCGCGCCGGTCTATTTCGGCGACAGCGGCAACACCGAGATCCTGCGCCGCTGCGACATCGCCTCGGCCCGGGCTCTGGTGGTGACCCTCGACAACCCCCGCGCCGTCGAGGCGGCGGTGGCCGCCGCCCGCGCCGAGCGGCCGGACCTGACCATCGTGGCCCGGGCGCGCGACGCCCGCCATGCCTCGGCGCTGTACGAGCTCGGCGTCGACGACGCGGTGCCGGAAACGATCGAGGCCTCGCTTCAGCTGTCGGAGGCCGTGCTGGTCGATGTCGGGGTGCCGATGGGACTCGTCATCGCGTCGATCCACGAGCGGCGGGACGAGTACCGGGCTCTGCTCAAGAAGCGCGAGAGCGAGGCGAAGCCGATCTTCCGCGCCCGCCGCACGGTGGGGAAGGCGCTCGGCAAGCCGGCGGCCAAGCGTGAGCCCGAGCGCCAGGGGGCTGCGGCCGGTCAGGAGGCCTGA
- a CDS encoding Hpt domain-containing protein yields MQAIDRAALDLQTAGDADLAREVLDLFAGQCRSILPRLVDATLPSDRRADLAHTLKGSAAGVGAERVRALADAAEPRLRAGDGPVPLDDLAEAVAAALAEIEGRTP; encoded by the coding sequence ATGCAGGCCATCGACCGCGCGGCGCTCGACCTCCAGACGGCCGGCGACGCCGACCTCGCCCGCGAGGTGCTGGACCTGTTCGCCGGGCAGTGCCGGTCGATCCTGCCCCGGCTCGTCGACGCTACGCTTCCCTCGGATCGCCGGGCCGACCTCGCCCACACGTTGAAGGGCTCGGCCGCGGGCGTCGGGGCCGAGCGGGTGCGCGCGCTGGCGGACGCCGCGGAGCCGCGCCTGCGTGCGGGCGACGGGCCGGTGCCGCTCGACGACCTTGCCGAGGCGGTCGCGGCGGCGCTTGCTGAAATCGAGGGCCGGACACCCTGA
- a CDS encoding SixA phosphatase family protein → MRRLILLRHAKSDRPAGVADRDRPLNPRGRRAAPAVGAHLAKAGLRPDLALVSTAQRTRETWEAMAAGLGDPETRWQPEIYEAPAERILAVIRNASDAAGTVIVVGHNPGLGDLAAGLAGEGPREVRTRLALEFPTAAYAVIDFDTARWAEVAPGRGRLDRFVRPRDIDPDLAG, encoded by the coding sequence ATGCGCAGGCTGATCCTGTTGCGGCACGCCAAGTCGGACCGTCCGGCCGGCGTCGCCGACCGAGACCGTCCGCTCAATCCCCGCGGCCGCCGGGCCGCGCCGGCCGTGGGCGCCCATCTGGCGAAGGCGGGCCTGCGCCCCGACCTCGCCCTAGTCTCGACGGCCCAGCGCACGCGGGAAACCTGGGAGGCGATGGCGGCCGGGCTCGGCGATCCGGAGACGCGCTGGCAGCCCGAGATCTACGAGGCGCCAGCGGAACGCATCCTGGCGGTGATCCGCAACGCCTCCGACGCGGCCGGGACGGTGATCGTGGTCGGCCACAATCCGGGCTTGGGCGACCTTGCGGCGGGCCTGGCCGGGGAGGGGCCGCGCGAGGTCCGCACGCGCCTCGCCCTGGAGTTTCCGACCGCGGCCTACGCGGTGATCGACTTCGACACCGCCCGCTGGGCGGAAGTCGCCCCGGGCCGGGGGCGCCTGGACCGGTTCGTGCGCCCGCGCGACATCGACCCGGATCTCGCGGGCTGA
- a CDS encoding alpha/beta fold hydrolase, which translates to MGRFDGETGRQPPLLTLRGTPDNPVPPGGTLIAVGTSDDCTLRAAHWQTTARTCRGTVCLLQGRAEFIEKYYETIHELRARGFAVVAFDWRGQGESDRRVDDPHKGHVARFDDYRLDLKAVAETVLVPLMPEPHIGLAHSMGGCVALLGALDDWLPFRRLVALAPMLSIRMIRWPAGAAVLSRALQRLGLGSRYIPFGKPVSIATNPYAGNRLSRDPVRYARNAAAARQVGAGAVGDPTIAWLAEAFRAMARLRDPRAAPRITLPTLILAAGADPVCGTADTERFAARLKAGHILVLPDSRHEILTERDAIRQDFWAAFEAFAPGSALPTHAEVEAHASAVPVA; encoded by the coding sequence GTGGGACGGTTCGACGGTGAGACCGGGCGGCAGCCGCCGCTCCTGACCCTGCGCGGCACGCCCGACAACCCGGTGCCGCCGGGCGGCACGCTCATCGCGGTGGGCACAAGCGACGACTGCACCCTCCGGGCGGCCCACTGGCAGACCACGGCGCGGACCTGCCGCGGCACGGTCTGCCTGCTGCAGGGCCGGGCGGAGTTCATCGAGAAGTACTACGAGACTATCCACGAGCTGCGGGCGCGGGGCTTCGCGGTGGTGGCCTTCGACTGGCGGGGCCAGGGCGAGTCCGATCGCCGGGTGGACGATCCCCACAAGGGCCACGTCGCCCGGTTCGACGATTACCGGCTGGACCTGAAGGCCGTGGCCGAGACCGTGCTGGTGCCGCTGATGCCGGAACCGCATATCGGCCTCGCGCACTCGATGGGCGGCTGCGTGGCCCTTCTCGGGGCGCTCGACGACTGGCTGCCGTTCCGGCGCCTCGTGGCGCTGGCGCCGATGCTGTCGATCCGGATGATCCGCTGGCCGGCCGGCGCCGCCGTCCTGTCGCGGGCCCTGCAGCGGCTGGGCCTCGGGAGCCGCTACATCCCCTTCGGCAAGCCGGTCTCGATCGCCACCAACCCCTATGCCGGCAACCGGCTGTCGCGCGATCCCGTCCGCTACGCCCGGAACGCCGCGGCGGCCCGGCAGGTCGGCGCCGGCGCCGTGGGCGACCCGACGATCGCGTGGCTCGCCGAGGCGTTCCGCGCCATGGCGCGGCTGCGCGACCCGCGGGCGGCGCCGCGCATCACGCTGCCGACGCTGATCCTCGCGGCGGGCGCCGACCCGGTCTGCGGCACCGCCGACACCGAGCGCTTCGCGGCCCGGCTCAAGGCGGGCCACATCCTGGTCCTGCCGGATTCCCGGCACGAGATCCTGACCGAGCGCGACGCCATCCGGCAGGATTTCTGGGCGGCCTTCGAGGCCTTCGCGCCGGGCTCCGCCCTGCCGACCCACGCGGAGGTCGAGGCCCACGCCTCCGCGGTGCCGGTGGCGTGA
- a CDS encoding AAA family ATPase has product MRFSGTETYVATPDLTAAVNAAVVLERPLLVKGEPGTGKTVLAEEIAKGLNAPLIVWNIKSTTKAQQGLYEYDAVSRLRDSQLGDPRVSEIGNYIRRGKLWEAFTAPERPVLLIDEIDKADIEFPNDLLTELDRMEFHVYETGETVKAVRRPIVIITSNNEKELPDAFLRRCFFHYIKFPDAETLQRIVDVHYPGIKHRLVEEALRTFLAMREVPGLKKKPSTSELLDWLKLLVSEDIAPETLREQDGRKLIPPLHGALLKNEQDVSLFEKLAFMMRREQRGG; this is encoded by the coding sequence ATGCGCTTTTCCGGAACCGAGACCTACGTCGCGACCCCCGACCTCACCGCGGCGGTCAACGCCGCCGTGGTCCTGGAGCGGCCGCTCCTGGTGAAGGGCGAGCCCGGCACCGGCAAGACCGTGCTGGCCGAGGAGATCGCCAAGGGGCTGAACGCGCCGCTGATCGTCTGGAACATCAAGTCGACCACCAAGGCGCAGCAGGGGCTCTACGAGTACGACGCGGTCTCGCGCCTGCGGGACTCGCAGCTCGGCGACCCGCGGGTCTCGGAGATCGGCAACTACATCCGGCGCGGCAAGCTCTGGGAGGCGTTCACGGCGCCCGAGCGCCCGGTCCTGCTCATCGACGAGATCGACAAGGCCGACATCGAGTTCCCCAACGACCTGCTCACCGAACTCGACCGGATGGAGTTCCACGTCTACGAGACCGGCGAGACCGTGAAGGCCGTGCGCCGGCCGATCGTGATCATCACGTCGAACAACGAGAAGGAGCTGCCGGACGCGTTCCTGCGCCGCTGCTTCTTCCACTACATCAAGTTCCCCGATGCCGAGACGCTGCAGCGCATCGTCGACGTGCACTATCCGGGCATCAAGCACCGCCTGGTCGAGGAGGCCCTGCGGACTTTCCTGGCGATGCGCGAGGTCCCGGGCCTCAAGAAGAAGCCCTCGACCTCGGAGCTGCTCGACTGGCTGAAGCTCCTCGTCTCCGAGGACATCGCTCCGGAGACCCTGCGCGAGCAGGACGGCCGCAAGCTGATCCCGCCGCTGCACGGGGCGCTCCTCAAGAACGAGCAGGACGTCAGCCTGTTCGAGAAGCTCGCCTTCATGATGCGCCGGGAGCAGCGGGGCGGCTGA
- a CDS encoding Hsp20 family protein gives MRQFDLAPLYRSTVGFDRLFSALDQFASAEAAPTYPPYNIERTGENAYRITVAVAGFTESDLSIEVRENALTLKGERKAEGKAEFLHQGIAARAFERRFQLADHVQVTGAALENGLLHIDLVREVPEAKKPRRIQIATAGRASAPVIEGDVRTDSVPQAA, from the coding sequence ATGCGTCAGTTCGATCTCGCGCCCCTCTACCGTTCCACAGTCGGCTTCGACCGGCTGTTCTCCGCGCTCGACCAGTTCGCCAGCGCCGAGGCTGCGCCCACCTACCCGCCCTACAACATCGAGCGGACCGGCGAGAACGCCTACCGCATCACCGTCGCGGTCGCCGGCTTCACGGAGTCCGATCTGTCGATCGAGGTCCGGGAGAACGCGCTCACGCTGAAGGGCGAGCGCAAGGCCGAGGGCAAGGCGGAGTTCCTGCATCAGGGCATCGCGGCCCGCGCCTTCGAGCGCCGCTTCCAGCTCGCCGACCACGTCCAGGTGACGGGGGCGGCCCTCGAGAACGGCCTCCTCCACATCGACCTCGTCCGCGAGGTTCCGGAGGCGAAGAAGCCGCGCCGCATCCAGATCGCCACGGCGGGCCGCGCCAGCGCCCCGGTGATCGAGGGCGACGTCCGCACCGACTCGGTCCCGCAGGCCGCCTGA
- a CDS encoding antibiotic biosynthesis monooxygenase family protein: protein MILEIAQIEIKPGLEAEFEKGITEASAIFKQAKGCRHFEVRRSIEHPQRYRLLIHWDTLEAHTKDFTGSQPWQDYRALVSHCFAGPVAVEHAEQVLKAF from the coding sequence ATGATCCTCGAAATCGCGCAGATCGAGATCAAGCCCGGCCTGGAGGCCGAGTTCGAGAAGGGCATCACCGAGGCCTCGGCGATCTTCAAGCAGGCGAAGGGCTGCCGGCATTTCGAGGTCCGGCGCTCCATCGAGCACCCGCAGCGCTACCGGCTGCTGATCCACTGGGACACGCTGGAGGCCCACACCAAGGACTTCACCGGCTCGCAACCCTGGCAGGATTACCGCGCCCTGGTCTCCCACTGCTTCGCCGGCCCGGTGGCCGTGGAGCACGCCGAGCAGGTGCTGAAGGCGTTCTGA
- a CDS encoding GNAT family N-acetyltransferase has product MVANLARGAYSALGAGWHRGMQWGVGAPIAKLRRRQMQARDLEGVPAGIADVLSAERAIRLPEPFEGRSLGRIGNLEVRLATKRSEIRRAQRLRFKVFYEEMSAVPTGLAALSRRDVDSYDALCDHLLVLDHAPPKRKKPFAKHLAKPRPKVVGTYRLLRGEVADRHAGFYSEGEYDLAPLLAAQGHRRLLELGRSCVLKPYRGKRTVELLWQGIYAYILHHRIDALIGCASLEGTDPDRLALPLAFLHHHARAPEGWRARALPDRAVAMDRLPKEAVDSKAALQALPPLIKGYLRLGATFGDGAVIDRQFGTTDVFVTLPVEAIGARYRGHFAPAS; this is encoded by the coding sequence ATGGTCGCCAATCTCGCCCGCGGAGCCTACAGCGCGCTCGGAGCCGGCTGGCACAGGGGCATGCAGTGGGGCGTCGGCGCGCCGATCGCGAAGCTGCGCCGCCGGCAGATGCAGGCCCGGGACCTCGAGGGCGTCCCGGCCGGGATCGCCGACGTCCTCTCGGCCGAGCGGGCGATCCGCCTCCCGGAACCGTTCGAGGGGCGCAGCCTCGGTCGAATCGGCAACCTGGAGGTGCGGCTCGCGACGAAGCGGTCCGAGATCCGCCGGGCCCAGCGCCTGCGCTTCAAGGTGTTCTACGAGGAGATGTCGGCGGTCCCGACCGGGCTCGCCGCCCTGTCGCGGCGCGACGTCGACAGCTACGACGCGCTCTGCGACCACCTCCTCGTCCTCGATCATGCCCCGCCCAAGCGGAAGAAGCCCTTCGCCAAGCACCTCGCCAAGCCCCGGCCGAAGGTGGTGGGCACCTACCGGCTGCTCCGCGGCGAGGTGGCCGACCGCCACGCGGGCTTCTACTCCGAGGGAGAGTACGACCTCGCGCCGCTGCTCGCCGCGCAGGGCCATCGGCGGCTCCTGGAGCTCGGCCGCTCCTGCGTGCTCAAGCCCTACCGGGGCAAGCGCACCGTCGAGCTGCTCTGGCAGGGGATCTACGCCTACATCCTGCACCACCGGATCGACGCGCTGATCGGCTGCGCGAGCCTGGAAGGCACGGATCCGGACCGGCTGGCGCTGCCGCTCGCCTTCCTGCACCACCACGCCCGCGCGCCCGAGGGCTGGCGCGCCCGCGCGCTGCCGGACCGGGCGGTGGCCATGGACCGGCTGCCGAAGGAGGCGGTGGATTCCAAGGCCGCCCTGCAGGCGCTCCCGCCCCTGATCAAGGGCTATCTCCGCCTCGGCGCGACCTTCGGGGACGGGGCGGTGATCGACCGCCAGTTCGGCACGACGGACGTGTTCGTGACGCTGCCGGTGGAGGCGATCGGCGCCCGCTACCGGGGGCACTTCGCGCCGGCGTCGTGA